The following are encoded in a window of Ignavibacteriales bacterium genomic DNA:
- a CDS encoding SPOR domain-containing protein, protein MKTLKVFLIFIIIGFFGCSTSEETTKQSEKKEPDVYIFDDVQKDAVNINDTTKAVPSVQEVKAEPVKTEPVKTEQTVSVKKFIIQLGAFTTKERAEAFINENKSKTELVMNIIYREQIKLFAVQLPSFATKEDAEKTRNNLWQIPSFKDSFIITVE, encoded by the coding sequence ATGAAAACTTTAAAAGTTTTTTTGATTTTTATTATAATAGGATTTTTTGGATGCTCTACTTCTGAAGAAACTACTAAACAATCTGAGAAGAAAGAACCGGATGTTTATATTTTCGATGACGTACAGAAAGATGCAGTTAATATTAATGATACTACTAAAGCGGTTCCATCTGTTCAAGAAGTAAAAGCTGAACCTGTGAAAACAGAACCGGTAAAAACGGAACAGACAGTTAGTGTGAAAAAATTTATTATCCAATTAGGTGCTTTCACGACTAAAGAAAGAGCGGAAGCGTTTATTAATGAAAACAAAAGCAAGACTGAATTAGTTATGAACATAATTTATCGTGAGCAAATAAAACTTTTCGCAGTTCAACTTCCGTCTTTTGCTACAAAGGAAGATGCAGAAAAGACCCGCAATAATCTTTGGCAGATCCCGTCTTTCAAAGATTCTTTTATTATCACAGTCGAATAA
- the ggt gene encoding gamma-glutamyltransferase has product MLTSSKIRSTLLFLLFFSNSLISFAENPVRSKHGMVVTANNLATEVGVQILKKGGNAVDASVAVGFALAVTYPSAGNIGGGGFMVIHLADGKNTTIDFRETAPLAAHEKMFLDSLGNFIPALSQDGWTSSGVPGTVAGLIYALEKYGTMKLKDVIQPAIDLAEKGFALSYKNYETGKSAFVELSKIESTKKIFTKDGKKLEEGDLFVQKDLANTLRLIQNGGRDAFYEGEIAKKLVQESRRHDGLFTMNDLKDYRAIEREPIEGTYRGYKIISMPPPSSGGICLIEAMNALENFSFKKNEWGSSKYIHTLVEVMKRIYADRAEHMGDADFYPVPVEELIAKSYGKQIKNEITEEAAPSEKIKALKLHQLREHEETTHYSVADQFGNAAATTYTLNGGYGNRIVVEGLGFLLNNEMDDFSSKPGEPNLYGLIGSVANSIQPKKRMLSSMTPTIILKDDKPFMIIGSPGGSTIITSVLQTILNVLDFNMNIYDAIAAPKIHHQWLPDEIDFEKFALSDDVQKNLLARGHKIGKEKSLGRMEGIIIDHSTNTFYGATDPRGYGKAEGW; this is encoded by the coding sequence ATGCTCACATCTTCTAAAATTAGATCAACACTTCTCTTCTTATTATTCTTCTCAAACTCTCTTATTTCGTTTGCGGAAAATCCGGTAAGATCCAAACATGGAATGGTTGTTACCGCAAATAATTTAGCTACTGAAGTTGGTGTGCAAATTCTAAAAAAAGGCGGTAATGCAGTTGATGCTTCAGTTGCAGTTGGATTTGCACTTGCAGTTACATACCCGAGTGCCGGAAATATCGGCGGCGGCGGATTTATGGTAATTCATCTTGCCGATGGAAAAAATACTACAATTGATTTCCGCGAAACAGCACCATTAGCTGCACATGAAAAAATGTTTCTAGATAGTCTTGGTAATTTTATTCCTGCTCTTAGCCAGGATGGATGGACTTCTTCCGGTGTTCCTGGAACGGTTGCGGGATTAATCTATGCACTTGAAAAATACGGCACGATGAAACTGAAAGATGTTATTCAGCCGGCAATTGATCTTGCTGAAAAAGGATTTGCACTAAGTTATAAAAATTACGAAACTGGAAAATCTGCATTTGTGGAATTGTCTAAAATAGAATCAACAAAAAAAATATTTACAAAAGACGGAAAGAAATTAGAAGAAGGTGATCTGTTCGTTCAAAAAGATTTGGCAAATACTTTACGATTAATACAAAACGGCGGTAGAGACGCTTTTTACGAAGGCGAGATTGCTAAGAAGTTAGTTCAAGAATCCCGAAGGCATGACGGATTATTTACGATGAATGATTTAAAAGATTATCGCGCAATTGAAAGAGAACCAATTGAAGGAACTTACCGCGGATACAAAATAATTTCTATGCCGCCTCCATCTTCAGGCGGAATTTGTTTGATCGAAGCTATGAATGCTTTGGAAAATTTTTCGTTTAAGAAAAATGAGTGGGGAAGTTCTAAATATATTCACACGCTGGTTGAAGTGATGAAGAGAATTTATGCTGACCGCGCCGAGCATATGGGCGATGCGGATTTTTACCCCGTACCGGTTGAAGAATTGATTGCGAAAAGTTACGGCAAACAAATAAAAAATGAGATTACTGAAGAAGCAGCACCTTCAGAAAAAATAAAAGCGCTAAAACTCCATCAACTTAGAGAACATGAAGAGACAACTCACTACTCGGTTGCAGATCAATTTGGTAATGCAGCAGCTACAACTTACACTCTTAACGGCGGGTATGGAAATAGAATTGTTGTTGAAGGACTTGGATTTTTGCTCAACAACGAAATGGATGACTTCAGTTCAAAACCCGGCGAACCGAATTTATATGGTTTGATTGGAAGTGTAGCCAATTCCATCCAGCCGAAAAAGAGAATGTTAAGCTCGATGACGCCTACTATAATACTGAAGGACGATAAACCTTTTATGATTATTGGCTCTCCCGGCGGTTCTACAATTATTACTTCTGTTCTGCAGACAATCTTAAATGTATTAGATTTCAATATGAATATTTACGATGCAATAGCGGCTCCTAAAATTCATCATCAATGGCTGCCGGATGAAATTGATTTTGAAAAATTCGCTCTTTCTGATGATGTACAAAAAAATCTTCTTGCACGCGGACACAAAATTGGTAAAGAAAAATCTTTGGGAAGGATGGAAGGCATTATAATAGATCACAGTACAAATACATTTTACGGTGCAACTGATCCGCGCGGTTACGGAAAAGCGGAAGGATGGTAA
- a CDS encoding TlpA disulfide reductase family protein encodes MKKISFYLIINLILILLGCLLDNNYGQNKETEIFNKLNQWISDEKEIDSVKNYLIQFDKLEFADSRMYFVHNSFAQYFISNDKQDISYYKNLLKFLSSDRLPILSKLTNSLNIYCEAKSSDKSIKSMQDYDKKLVFSDASLSERYRILLFNLDPIIQNEYLLDEVITNSKNYLASNNYDKNDRSLYRYFISHSYYLKSNLATKSADKNKALQFLELSSQFSPDAIDMKLPFKYFYEIHFLNGKEDYTPFFVEKLLINGDSTKALNSLAPKAIYDFNYIDKTKLLFEKLYPDSAFMNYWKERLHEQLPEAPSFSLNTLNGRKINSKDFLGKWIILDFWGTWCGPCRKEMPKVQKLSDKIKTDFSNKAVLFTVACKDKQNLVEKFMKDYKYDFTVLPSDITIEKEFNITNYPTKLLITPTGQYFEIYFWTNWEKIIEAYVFDDKLYGL; translated from the coding sequence ATGAAAAAGATATCATTTTACTTAATAATAAATCTTATTCTCATTTTATTAGGCTGTTTGTTAGATAATAATTATGGACAGAATAAAGAAACGGAAATTTTTAACAAGTTGAATCAATGGATTTCTGATGAAAAAGAAATTGATTCAGTTAAAAATTATCTTATTCAATTTGATAAATTAGAATTTGCCGATAGTAGAATGTATTTTGTTCATAATTCCTTTGCTCAGTATTTTATTTCAAATGATAAACAAGACATAAGTTATTATAAGAATTTGTTAAAATTTCTTTCAAGCGATAGATTACCAATTCTATCAAAACTGACGAATTCCTTAAATATTTATTGTGAAGCTAAGAGCTCAGATAAATCCATTAAGAGTATGCAAGATTATGACAAAAAGCTTGTTTTCTCGGATGCATCACTATCAGAAAGATATAGAATATTACTTTTTAACTTGGATCCAATAATTCAGAATGAATATTTATTAGATGAAGTAATTACAAATTCTAAAAACTATCTGGCTTCTAATAATTATGATAAAAATGATCGTAGCTTATACAGATATTTTATTTCTCATTCATATTATCTAAAATCAAATCTCGCGACAAAAAGTGCCGATAAAAATAAGGCATTACAATTTCTTGAATTATCAAGTCAATTTAGCCCCGATGCAATAGATATGAAACTGCCATTTAAATATTTTTACGAGATTCATTTTTTAAATGGGAAAGAAGATTATACTCCTTTTTTTGTTGAAAAATTATTAATAAATGGTGATTCAACTAAAGCACTTAATTCTTTAGCCCCAAAGGCAATATATGATTTTAACTACATTGATAAAACAAAATTACTTTTTGAAAAACTTTATCCCGACTCAGCATTTATGAATTATTGGAAAGAAAGACTACATGAACAATTACCGGAAGCTCCCTCGTTTTCACTTAATACACTTAATGGGAGAAAGATAAATTCAAAAGATTTTCTTGGAAAATGGATAATATTAGATTTCTGGGGAACATGGTGTGGTCCATGCCGAAAGGAAATGCCTAAAGTTCAGAAGTTATCAGACAAAATAAAAACTGACTTTTCGAATAAAGCAGTTTTGTTCACAGTAGCATGTAAGGATAAACAAAATTTAGTTGAAAAATTTATGAAAGATTACAAGTATGATTTCACAGTATTGCCCTCTGATATAACTATTGAAAAAGAATTCAATATCACTAATTATCCAACAAAGTTATTAATTACTCCAACTGGGCAATATTTTGAAATATACTTCTGGACTAATTGGGAAAAGATTATTGAAGCATATGTTTTTGATGATAAATTGTACGGCTTATAA
- a CDS encoding TlpA disulfide reductase family protein → MKIGIILILLSVLSFAQERNENFISRSFQPGLPKEIPFKWDKTSYAQINSGDSYKAIYIVSRDSLLTPNECLLITIGKDGISRNQIEFSNDGKNESTISLFNADRDELTPLKLVLDLTKREINYRWKSEKTNEYEKPSIVKEYNLKVGKTFPIIRIKTELGDWTNDHKNKIIVINWWATSCLPCREEIPDLNKLVEKYGGRDIEFVAIIYDKENLLRFLKKYKFSYQQGYSDNDLSLLFEKSFPRHLVIDKNGKIIFNVGGLPDIYEKLDNIIKSVL, encoded by the coding sequence ATGAAAATCGGAATCATTTTAATTCTACTTTCAGTTTTATCGTTTGCACAAGAACGAAATGAAAATTTTATTTCCCGTAGTTTCCAACCGGGATTACCAAAAGAAATTCCCTTCAAATGGGATAAAACTTCTTATGCACAAATTAATTCTGGTGATTCATACAAAGCTATATATATTGTTTCTCGTGATTCATTGCTCACTCCAAATGAATGTTTACTAATCACTATCGGGAAAGATGGCATTAGCCGTAATCAAATTGAGTTTTCGAATGACGGCAAAAATGAAAGCACAATTAGTTTGTTCAATGCGGATAGAGATGAATTAACTCCTTTAAAACTAGTTCTAGATTTGACTAAAAGAGAAATCAATTATAGATGGAAAAGTGAAAAAACAAATGAATATGAGAAACCATCAATTGTTAAAGAGTATAATTTGAAGGTTGGGAAAACATTCCCAATTATTAGAATCAAAACAGAACTAGGTGATTGGACAAATGATCATAAGAATAAAATTATTGTGATTAATTGGTGGGCAACATCATGCTTGCCTTGTAGAGAAGAAATACCTGATCTAAATAAACTTGTTGAAAAGTATGGTGGTAGAGATATAGAATTCGTTGCAATTATTTATGACAAGGAAAATCTTTTAAGATTTCTGAAAAAATATAAATTTAGTTACCAACAAGGTTACAGTGATAATGATCTTTCATTACTTTTTGAGAAATCATTCCCACGACATTTGGTAATTGATAAAAATGGTAAGATAATATTTAATGTTGGAGGATTACCAGATATTTATGAAAAACTTGATAATATTATCAAATCAGTTTTATAA
- the acpS gene encoding holo-ACP synthase, protein MVLGIGIDIIEIERIKESVDNFGDAFLKKIFTKTELDYSLSRKNKYQHLAARFAAKEAIYKALSNDTNTAYSWQDVEIYNELNGLPKVKFYGALKDYLNHGKELKISMSHSEHYVTCVAILTLHPKS, encoded by the coding sequence ATGGTACTCGGAATTGGAATAGATATAATCGAGATCGAAAGAATTAAAGAGAGCGTTGATAATTTCGGCGATGCTTTCTTAAAAAAGATTTTCACAAAGACAGAACTTGATTACTCGCTTTCACGAAAAAATAAATACCAACATCTTGCCGCACGTTTTGCCGCAAAGGAAGCGATCTACAAAGCACTCTCCAACGATACCAATACAGCTTACAGCTGGCAGGATGTTGAAATCTACAATGAATTAAACGGACTTCCGAAAGTAAAATTTTACGGCGCACTTAAAGATTATCTTAATCACGGTAAAGAATTGAAAATCTCTATGAGCCATTCCGAACATTATGTTACATGCGTTGCAATTCTTACTCTTCATCCTAAGTCATAA
- a CDS encoding MlaD family protein, with protein MKDQRKTEIKVGVTFLLAIIIFLWVLGWAKNWSFNSNRKEISVEFSSVAGLEVNDPVTINGVRKGYVEDIIINGSKVITLLNLPSDIIIKEDAKFSIMMLDLMGGKKVEINPGLSINELDYKKLQQGNFEGDIASAMSMLGSVQNDLVDVIKEVKISITALNKTITDEKFTSDLKTSVNNLAILTDNLNKLIVNNKDELNKLLKSGNEVTKNLNSFMDANRDTLALTINSVHDVMKTSKVLLTKLNDFMDKTNTNQNNFGKLLNDTGLMNDLKTTIQQAKDLTKILIDQLKSKGVEVNAHIF; from the coding sequence ATGAAAGATCAGAGAAAAACAGAAATTAAAGTAGGCGTAACATTCTTACTTGCTATAATTATTTTCTTATGGGTCCTGGGCTGGGCAAAAAATTGGTCGTTTAATTCAAATCGTAAAGAGATCTCCGTTGAGTTTAGTTCTGTTGCAGGACTCGAAGTTAACGATCCGGTAACGATTAACGGTGTCCGTAAAGGATATGTAGAAGATATAATAATTAACGGCAGTAAAGTAATAACACTCTTAAATCTTCCATCCGATATAATTATAAAAGAAGACGCAAAATTTTCTATTATGATGCTTGATCTTATGGGCGGGAAGAAAGTTGAAATTAATCCCGGCTTATCAATTAATGAATTGGATTATAAAAAACTTCAGCAAGGCAACTTTGAAGGCGATATTGCCTCAGCAATGTCTATGCTTGGTTCTGTTCAGAACGATCTGGTAGATGTTATTAAAGAAGTGAAGATTTCAATTACCGCATTGAACAAAACGATCACAGATGAAAAATTTACAAGTGATCTTAAAACATCCGTTAATAATCTTGCCATACTGACAGATAATCTCAACAAACTTATTGTAAACAATAAAGATGAATTAAATAAATTATTGAAATCCGGAAATGAAGTGACCAAAAACTTAAACAGTTTCATGGATGCAAATCGCGATACTCTCGCTCTAACGATCAATTCGGTTCACGATGTTATGAAAACATCAAAAGTACTTTTGACCAAATTAAATGATTTCATGGATAAGACAAATACGAATCAAAATAATTTTGGTAAACTTTTAAATGATACCGGTCTTATGAATGATCTAAAAACAACAATTCAGCAGGCAAAAGATCTAACAAAAATCCTTATTGATCAGTTGAAATCTAAAGGTGTTGAAGTAAATGCTCACATCTTCTAA
- the ssb gene encoding single-stranded DNA-binding protein: MAFSLNKVMLIGNLGNDAETRFTTNNLSVTSFSIATSNSYKGKDGNWVNETTWHNVVSFNLPDFYKESLKKGKKFYVEGRIQKRDYTDKEGVKRYVTEVISEKLIPLEGREAGGGESSGDKSGFSASEPDAASQGVDDDLPF, translated from the coding sequence ATGGCTTTCTCATTAAACAAAGTAATGTTAATTGGTAACCTCGGTAATGATGCCGAGACAAGATTTACTACCAATAATTTATCAGTTACATCTTTTTCAATTGCTACATCAAATAGCTATAAAGGGAAAGATGGTAACTGGGTGAATGAAACAACTTGGCATAATGTAGTTTCTTTCAACCTTCCGGATTTTTATAAAGAATCCTTAAAGAAGGGAAAGAAATTTTATGTTGAAGGTCGAATTCAAAAAAGAGATTATACTGATAAAGAAGGTGTTAAACGATATGTTACTGAAGTTATATCTGAAAAACTTATACCTCTTGAAGGTCGAGAAGCAGGCGGAGGAGAAAGTTCTGGAGATAAATCCGGATTTTCAGCAAGTGAACCGGATGCAGCTTCACAAGGTGTTGATGATGATCTTCCATTTTAA
- a CDS encoding outer membrane beta-barrel protein, with protein sequence MTYNFQKLNFCSHLTVLTFILVFNVQLYGQDDDEKSYNRFYLIVQSSIFAGTNYPTFFDAYKATGPAAANYFYAREFGTSSSKVGFGGGFGYQLRNDIFMISMEVNYSINSHPDSKEVLSEELFNGTDFSRQNFTTTFSQTELKNSNLLLFGSAGVFPFAQLDLSFYITGGLGFEWQSFKSDAAAYAETRGYDISTIGKADWYDLGDYERGGKFSRSSFAMMLGLGSEFFITNNISLKADWQYIFSSYTRENVLISSGAVNVYQNSKDYEYKVGNKLALGVAYYFNIGE encoded by the coding sequence ATGACATATAATTTCCAAAAGTTAAATTTTTGTTCACACCTCACCGTACTCACTTTTATCCTAGTTTTCAATGTTCAACTTTATGGTCAAGATGATGATGAAAAGTCATATAACAGATTTTACTTAATTGTTCAATCATCAATATTTGCCGGAACTAATTATCCAACTTTCTTTGATGCATACAAGGCAACCGGTCCGGCAGCTGCAAATTATTTTTATGCACGTGAATTTGGGACATCAAGCAGTAAAGTGGGATTTGGCGGAGGTTTCGGGTACCAATTACGCAATGATATTTTTATGATTTCAATGGAAGTGAATTATTCAATTAATTCTCATCCGGATAGTAAAGAAGTATTATCAGAAGAATTATTTAATGGGACAGATTTTTCGCGTCAGAATTTTACAACTACTTTCTCTCAAACAGAACTCAAAAATTCAAATTTACTTTTGTTTGGAAGTGCTGGAGTATTTCCATTTGCACAATTAGATCTATCATTTTATATAACAGGCGGTCTTGGATTTGAATGGCAATCATTTAAATCTGATGCCGCTGCATATGCAGAAACCAGAGGTTATGACATCAGTACAATTGGAAAAGCTGATTGGTATGATTTAGGTGATTATGAAAGAGGAGGAAAATTCAGCAGAAGTTCTTTTGCTATGATGCTTGGTTTAGGATCAGAGTTTTTTATTACAAACAATATAAGTTTAAAAGCGGATTGGCAATATATCTTTAGTTCGTACACAAGAGAAAATGTTCTTATTAGTAGCGGTGCAGTAAATGTATATCAAAATAGTAAGGACTATGAATACAAAGTCGGCAACAAATTAGCTCTTGGTGTAGCATATTATTTTAATATTGGTGAATAA
- the mnmA gene encoding tRNA 2-thiouridine(34) synthase MnmA — translation MNDKRVIVAMSGGVDSSVAAALLHKQGYEVIGITMKTWGFMEVGGAPKHESGCCSLDAIFDAKNVANSFNIPHYTVDFTKAFEETVIENFVDEYLNGRTPNPCVVCNRKIKWEELLKKADSLDAKYVATGHYAVVEHNPVLNRYSLKYSSDQKKDQSYALWGLTQESLSRTLFPLGGYTKDEVRKLAEEFGLKTAKKPDSQEICFVADDNYERFLRERIPEVMEKIEEGDIVYHGEKVGKHKGIPFYTIGQRKGLGSFGKPVYVKNIDQDTKVVELGDKEELLESFCVADEINYVSKSSLNKGEIVFGKIRYSDRATAAEIIYADENQIKVKFVEPKNAVTPGQSLVLYDEQGYVLAGGIIRKN, via the coding sequence TTGAACGATAAGAGAGTAATAGTAGCAATGAGCGGTGGTGTGGATTCATCCGTAGCAGCGGCATTGCTTCATAAACAAGGATACGAAGTAATCGGCATTACGATGAAGACTTGGGGCTTTATGGAAGTGGGCGGCGCTCCTAAACATGAATCCGGCTGCTGTTCATTAGATGCAATATTTGATGCGAAGAACGTTGCAAACTCTTTCAACATCCCGCATTACACAGTTGACTTCACTAAAGCATTCGAAGAAACTGTAATAGAAAATTTTGTTGATGAATATCTAAACGGCAGAACACCAAATCCTTGCGTTGTCTGCAACAGAAAAATAAAATGGGAAGAACTTCTTAAGAAAGCAGATTCTCTCGATGCAAAGTATGTTGCCACCGGTCATTATGCAGTTGTAGAACACAACCCTGTATTGAACAGATATTCATTAAAGTATTCGTCCGATCAGAAGAAGGATCAATCTTACGCGCTTTGGGGATTAACTCAAGAAAGTTTAAGCCGCACACTTTTTCCTCTTGGCGGTTACACAAAAGATGAAGTACGCAAACTTGCAGAAGAATTCGGTTTGAAAACCGCAAAGAAACCCGATAGCCAGGAAATCTGTTTTGTTGCCGATGATAATTATGAAAGATTCTTACGAGAAAGAATTCCGGAAGTAATGGAAAAAATTGAAGAAGGAGATATTGTTTATCACGGAGAGAAAGTCGGCAAGCACAAAGGAATCCCGTTCTATACAATTGGACAAAGAAAAGGTTTGGGTTCTTTCGGTAAACCGGTTTATGTTAAAAACATTGATCAAGATACAAAAGTTGTTGAGCTAGGAGACAAAGAAGAATTGCTTGAAAGCTTCTGCGTTGCTGATGAAATCAATTATGTAAGCAAATCATCATTGAATAAGGGCGAAATTGTTTTCGGAAAGATCCGCTACAGTGATAGAGCAACCGCCGCAGAAATAATTTATGCGGATGAAAATCAAATTAAAGTAAAATTTGTAGAACCTAAGAATGCAGTTACTCCGGGTCAATCGCTCGTTTTGTACGATGAACAGGGTTATGTCCTTGCCGGCGGGATAATTAGAAAAAATTAG
- a CDS encoding HNH endonuclease translates to MKRDGHKCAYCGRADLPLTLDHVVPRSKGGDDTWENLVAACLPCNNRKGDRTPDEAHLKMKIKPYAPNHIMFIRNNAGRLDESWKQYLFQS, encoded by the coding sequence ATGAAACGTGACGGACATAAATGCGCATATTGCGGCAGAGCCGATCTTCCGTTGACGCTTGATCATGTTGTTCCAAGATCAAAAGGCGGAGATGATACATGGGAAAATCTTGTTGCGGCTTGTCTTCCTTGTAATAATCGAAAAGGAGACCGCACTCCTGATGAAGCTCACTTGAAAATGAAAATTAAACCGTATGCACCTAACCATATAATGTTTATTAGGAATAACGCGGGACGTTTAGATGAATCATGGAAACAGTACCTGTTCCAATCGTAA
- a CDS encoding hemolysin family protein, which produces MEYGWSIKILLLLICFILSAFFSGSEVALFSFDKKKLREFKKQHKIIGSYLQSLLENPRRILVTILIGNTVVNVAASIIAVMLALEAARIFNISVQLALLIQIPLLTILILLFGEVTPKLWANKYPAQCVRITAVPLYWLGIILYPISKILTDLLRLLSSKINFDRTKSALHETDIKDLADLSIETGTIEEGEHELIHGIVSFKTVTAREVMTPRVDIIAVSLNTDFDEMMKIINASGHSRIPLYEDSLDKVIGIIYAKDLLPFLSNPEIRKSLSLKNIAREAMFVPETKLINVLLHDFQEKNMHLGIVVDEYGGTSGLISLEDILEEIVGEIRDEYDREENEIVKLNENSFMILGKVSIDELNELLNLDFSSENDDYDTVGGFIFNQAGIIPQQGFHLIHNNYKFTVKEVVNKRVNKVLVEKVN; this is translated from the coding sequence TTGGAATATGGCTGGTCTATAAAAATTCTTCTTTTATTAATTTGTTTTATTCTTTCGGCTTTTTTTTCCGGCTCTGAAGTTGCATTATTTTCTTTTGATAAAAAGAAGTTACGAGAGTTTAAGAAGCAGCATAAAATTATCGGCAGTTATCTACAATCACTATTAGAAAATCCGCGCCGAATTCTTGTAACTATTCTTATTGGTAATACAGTTGTAAATGTAGCAGCTTCGATCATAGCAGTAATGCTTGCACTCGAAGCTGCTCGCATATTTAATATTTCTGTTCAACTAGCATTATTAATTCAAATTCCTCTTTTAACAATTCTTATTTTATTATTTGGTGAAGTTACTCCAAAGTTATGGGCTAATAAGTATCCGGCTCAATGTGTACGAATTACTGCTGTGCCTTTATATTGGTTAGGGATCATATTATATCCTATATCAAAAATACTAACTGACCTTCTAAGACTGCTTTCTTCAAAAATAAACTTTGATAGAACTAAAAGTGCTCTTCATGAAACCGATATAAAAGATCTTGCTGATCTAAGTATTGAAACTGGAACAATTGAAGAAGGCGAGCATGAGCTGATCCACGGAATTGTTTCATTTAAAACTGTAACGGCAAGAGAAGTAATGACTCCGCGTGTGGATATCATAGCTGTTTCACTTAATACTGATTTTGATGAGATGATGAAGATAATTAATGCATCTGGTCACAGCAGGATTCCTCTTTATGAAGATAGCTTAGATAAAGTAATTGGAATAATTTATGCAAAGGATCTGCTTCCATTTTTAAGTAATCCGGAAATTCGTAAATCACTTTCACTTAAAAATATTGCCCGGGAAGCAATGTTTGTTCCGGAGACAAAACTTATTAATGTTCTTCTTCATGATTTCCAAGAAAAGAATATGCATCTAGGTATCGTTGTTGATGAATATGGCGGCACATCGGGTTTGATTTCGCTTGAAGATATTCTTGAAGAAATTGTTGGTGAAATTAGGGATGAATATGACCGTGAAGAAAATGAAATCGTAAAATTGAATGAAAATAGTTTTATGATTTTAGGCAAGGTCTCAATTGATGAATTGAATGAATTGCTGAATCTAGACTTCTCATCAGAGAATGACGACTATGATACTGTCGGCGGATTTATATTTAATCAAGCCGGGATAATTCCACAGCAGGGGTTTCACTTAATCCACAATAACTATAAATTTACTGTTAAAGAAGTTGTCAACAAACGGGTAAACAAAGTTCTTGTGGAAAAAGTAAACTAA